Proteins from one Nakamurella multipartita DSM 44233 genomic window:
- the nhaA gene encoding Na+/H+ antiporter NhaA, whose translation MVGSPRTLFSPGTWAEDGRVAHILRKETVGGGLLLLATVVALVWANTAVSESYFQLLDTELGPAALHLNLTVGEWAGDGLLAIFFFVAGLELKREFVAGDLRDPHRAVVPVAAAFGGMIVPALLYLVIAGGTGPKGWAIPTATDIAFALAVLAVISTHLPAALRTFLLTLAVVDDLLAITIIAVFYTDDLQPVWLLLALAPLALFTVLVQRRISSWWLLLPLAFVTWSLVHASGVHATVAGVLLGFAVPVRARKVRGKDDDRPGMAEHFEHLWRPISAGIAVPVFALFSAGVAIGGWSGLRSALTDPIAVGIIAGLVLGKPVGILTATYLTSRLTRRPLQRGLTWPDLTGVALLGGVGFTVSLLIGELAFGGSSAADDHVKIAVLAGSVTAAVLAAVLLRMRNRRYRAICEEEERDDDHDGIPDIYQMRTPLDPPES comes from the coding sequence ATGGTCGGCTCCCCCCGCACGTTGTTCTCACCCGGGACGTGGGCCGAGGACGGTCGTGTCGCCCATATCCTCCGCAAGGAAACAGTCGGCGGTGGCCTGTTACTCCTGGCAACAGTGGTGGCCCTGGTCTGGGCCAACACAGCGGTTTCGGAAAGCTACTTCCAACTGTTGGATACCGAGCTCGGACCTGCTGCACTGCATCTGAACCTCACGGTCGGCGAGTGGGCCGGCGACGGGTTGCTGGCGATCTTCTTCTTCGTCGCCGGGTTGGAACTCAAACGCGAGTTCGTGGCCGGTGACCTTCGGGACCCGCACCGCGCCGTGGTACCGGTGGCCGCCGCATTCGGCGGGATGATCGTCCCCGCCCTGCTGTATCTGGTGATCGCCGGCGGAACCGGCCCTAAGGGGTGGGCGATCCCGACCGCCACGGACATTGCCTTCGCGTTGGCTGTGCTGGCGGTCATCTCCACCCATTTGCCGGCGGCGTTGCGAACCTTCCTGCTCACCCTGGCCGTTGTCGACGACCTGCTGGCCATCACGATCATCGCCGTGTTCTATACCGACGACCTCCAACCGGTGTGGCTGCTGCTCGCGCTGGCGCCGTTGGCCCTGTTCACGGTCCTGGTGCAGAGAAGAATCAGTTCCTGGTGGCTGCTGCTGCCGCTGGCGTTCGTCACCTGGTCGTTGGTGCACGCGTCGGGGGTGCACGCCACCGTCGCCGGGGTGCTGCTCGGGTTCGCGGTCCCGGTGCGCGCCCGGAAGGTCAGAGGCAAGGACGATGACCGACCGGGGATGGCGGAGCACTTCGAGCATCTCTGGCGGCCCATTTCCGCCGGGATCGCGGTGCCGGTGTTCGCCTTGTTCTCGGCCGGCGTCGCGATCGGTGGTTGGTCCGGTTTGCGGTCAGCGTTGACCGACCCGATCGCGGTCGGCATCATCGCCGGTCTGGTCCTGGGGAAACCGGTCGGCATCCTGACCGCTACCTATCTGACGTCGAGACTCACCCGCCGTCCGTTGCAGAGGGGGCTGACCTGGCCCGATCTGACCGGGGTGGCCCTGCTCGGCGGTGTCGGCTTCACCGTGTCCCTGTTGATCGGGGAACTCGCCTTCGGCGGTAGCTCCGCCGCCGACGATCACGTCAAGATCGCCGTCCTGGCCGGATCGGTGACGGCCGCTGTGCTGGCGGCGGTGCTCCTGCGGATGCGGAACCGCCGCTACCGCGCCATCTGCGAGGAGGAGGAACGAGACGACGACCACGACGGAATCCCCGACATCTATCAGATGAGAACGCCTTTGGACCCACCCGAATCGTGA
- a CDS encoding universal stress protein: MTSILIGIDSSEASDRALALGLRLARWANAEVLIVHAIPWSPYSFQTNEENEFRAGEREHEIQAATTQLLEPALTKAKEAGARADGITRHGHPVEVLVELAEEHHVDHVVVGRTGESRMKKVLYGGIPGRLILNSPVAVTVVP, translated from the coding sequence ATGACAAGCATCCTGATCGGTATCGACAGCAGCGAAGCCAGTGACCGGGCACTCGCCCTTGGTCTCCGGCTGGCACGGTGGGCCAACGCGGAAGTGCTCATCGTCCACGCAATTCCGTGGTCGCCGTATTCGTTTCAGACGAACGAGGAGAACGAGTTCCGTGCCGGTGAACGCGAGCACGAGATCCAGGCCGCTACCACGCAGTTGCTCGAACCCGCGCTGACGAAGGCCAAGGAGGCCGGAGCAAGAGCCGACGGCATCACCCGGCACGGGCACCCGGTCGAGGTGCTGGTCGAGCTTGCCGAGGAACACCACGTGGACCACGTCGTTGTCGGTCGCACCGGAGAAAGTCGGATGAAGAAGGTGCTCTACGGCGGGATACCGGGCCGGCTGATCCTGAACTCCCCGGTCGCGGTCACGGTGGTCCCGTGA
- a CDS encoding alanine/glycine:cation symporter family protein, whose translation MATAFVAAEETEPSGIDAAVNDAVGPIATWIEGIVFYRFEFFGVGVPVIVLWLITGAVFFTIFLGFKNIVGFKHAIDLVRGRYSHPEDAGEVSHFQALATAVSGTVGLGNIAGVAVAISLGGPGATFWMIVAGFFGMSLKMAECTLGVKYRKEHADGSVSGGPMYYLRDGIAKLGKPRLGKVMAIVFAVCCVGGSLGGGNMFQSNQATALIVEVFGGEDYKWAFGLVFAILVALVIIGGIKSIARVTDKIVPFMAVLYITAALVVIFANVSMIPAAFGQIISGAFNPEGVVGGVVGVLIVGFQRAAFSNEAGVGSASIAHSAVRTKEPATEGFVSLLEPFIDTIVICTMTALVIVITGVWDDPNSSELGGVGLTTAAFQSVLPWFQFVLVVAVVLFAFSTMIAWSYYGMKATGYLFGDSAKAENIFKAVFCVFTLIGATLSLGPVIGFSDSMIFLMSVPNLIGLYLLARVLKKEINGYWERIQSGEIEMVDKH comes from the coding sequence ATGGCCACGGCATTCGTCGCTGCGGAGGAAACCGAGCCGTCCGGCATCGACGCGGCGGTCAACGACGCCGTTGGTCCGATCGCGACCTGGATCGAAGGGATCGTGTTCTACCGCTTCGAATTCTTCGGCGTCGGCGTTCCGGTCATCGTGCTCTGGCTCATCACCGGTGCGGTCTTCTTCACGATCTTCTTGGGCTTCAAGAACATTGTTGGGTTCAAGCACGCCATCGATCTGGTCCGCGGCCGGTACTCCCACCCGGAGGACGCCGGGGAGGTGTCCCACTTCCAGGCCTTGGCCACGGCGGTCTCCGGCACGGTGGGCCTGGGGAACATCGCCGGGGTCGCGGTGGCCATCAGCCTCGGCGGACCGGGTGCGACGTTCTGGATGATCGTCGCCGGGTTCTTCGGGATGAGCCTGAAGATGGCCGAATGCACCCTTGGGGTCAAGTACCGCAAGGAGCATGCGGACGGCTCGGTGTCCGGCGGCCCGATGTACTACCTGCGCGACGGCATCGCGAAACTGGGTAAGCCCCGGCTCGGCAAGGTGATGGCCATCGTCTTCGCCGTCTGCTGCGTCGGCGGGTCTCTCGGCGGCGGCAACATGTTCCAGTCGAATCAGGCCACCGCGCTGATCGTCGAGGTCTTCGGCGGCGAGGACTACAAATGGGCGTTCGGGCTGGTCTTCGCGATCCTGGTGGCGCTGGTGATCATCGGTGGCATCAAGTCGATCGCCAGGGTCACCGACAAGATCGTGCCGTTCATGGCGGTGCTGTACATCACCGCAGCGCTGGTCGTCATCTTCGCGAACGTCTCGATGATTCCGGCCGCGTTCGGTCAGATCATCAGCGGCGCGTTCAACCCGGAGGGGGTCGTTGGCGGGGTCGTCGGCGTTCTCATCGTGGGATTCCAGCGGGCCGCATTCTCCAACGAGGCCGGCGTCGGGTCGGCGTCGATCGCGCACTCGGCGGTCCGGACGAAGGAACCTGCCACCGAGGGTTTCGTGTCCCTGCTGGAGCCGTTCATCGACACCATCGTCATCTGCACCATGACGGCCCTGGTCATCGTCATCACCGGTGTCTGGGACGATCCCAATTCCTCGGAGCTCGGCGGGGTCGGGTTGACAACAGCCGCCTTCCAGTCGGTACTGCCATGGTTCCAGTTTGTCCTGGTGGTCGCGGTCGTGCTGTTCGCGTTCTCCACCATGATCGCCTGGTCGTACTACGGCATGAAGGCCACCGGCTACCTGTTCGGCGACAGCGCCAAAGCGGAGAACATCTTCAAGGCCGTCTTCTGCGTCTTCACCCTGATCGGCGCAACGCTGTCACTCGGTCCGGTCATCGGGTTCTCCGACTCGATGATCTTCCTGATGTCGGTCCCCAACCTCATCGGCCTGTACCTGCTCGCCCGGGTGCTCAAGAAGGAGATCAACGGGTACTGGGAACGAATCCAATCCGGCGAGATCGAAATGGTCGACAAGCACTGA
- a CDS encoding mechanosensitive ion channel family protein produces MGLVTAGLAFALQQVVLSLAAYFVILRGDTFGIGDRITLGGVRGDVVKLGFLKTTIMEMGQPPAVEGADPAIWVHSRQYTGRLVTVTNGAIFNEPVYNYTRDFPFLWEEIVVPIGYASDRGRVEQILLAAAHDHAVVDDPMARQALSKMRAKYAMADATTEPAVYWRITDNWLEMSLRFLVFHRGVREIKDRINRDIMNGLDASGIRIASATYEVVGLPAFQMIDNRSQDGQTRIRGAQTVGEMPTVEESPAALVVSAPPETRTSNMPISGSS; encoded by the coding sequence GTGGGGCTGGTCACCGCCGGTCTGGCGTTCGCCTTGCAGCAGGTTGTCCTCTCCCTCGCCGCGTACTTTGTGATCCTCCGGGGCGATACCTTCGGAATCGGCGATCGGATCACCCTGGGCGGGGTGCGTGGTGATGTCGTCAAGCTGGGTTTCCTCAAGACCACGATCATGGAAATGGGTCAGCCGCCGGCCGTGGAAGGTGCAGATCCCGCAATCTGGGTTCATTCGCGGCAGTACACGGGGCGTCTGGTGACCGTGACCAACGGTGCCATCTTTAACGAGCCGGTCTATAACTACACACGTGATTTTCCTTTCCTGTGGGAAGAAATCGTCGTGCCGATCGGATACGCCAGCGACCGTGGTCGGGTGGAACAAATCCTCCTCGCCGCCGCGCACGACCATGCGGTGGTCGACGATCCGATGGCTCGGCAGGCGTTATCGAAAATGCGGGCCAAGTACGCCATGGCGGATGCGACTACGGAGCCAGCGGTTTACTGGCGAATCACCGACAATTGGCTCGAGATGTCGTTGCGATTCCTGGTGTTCCACCGCGGGGTTCGAGAAATAAAGGACCGAATTAACCGGGACATCATGAATGGGCTGGATGCCAGCGGAATCCGAATCGCAAGTGCGACCTACGAGGTCGTGGGCTTGCCGGCATTTCAGATGATCGACAACCGGAGCCAGGACGGGCAGACCCGAATTCGCGGTGCTCAGACGGTCGGCGAGATGCCAACGGTCGAGGAGAGTCCGGCCGCTCTTGTCGTGAGTGCGCCACCAGAGACTCGAACCTCCAACATGCCGATTAGTGGATCTTCGTGA
- a CDS encoding cation:proton antiporter: MHVSAAFLVEFGILLLILGAVSAVAGKLGLSAVPLFLIAGLFVGPGGLLPVPAAAPFLEAGAVIGVVLLLLSLGLEFSADEFTQALRRHTPSGVVDLVLNAVPGVVAGLLLGLPVAGVVALGGITWVSSSGIVSRTLSDLGRLGYRETPAVLSVLVLEDVAMAVYLPMLGILLAGTAFLAGLAGVLVAVVALIGVLMLSRWSGPVIGWLITHDSDEQVLLRLLALTLLVAGAAEYMGISAAVGAFLVGLAVPAEAAESVRRVIGPLRDLFAAAFFLSFGYAIDPRDMPPALVVAALLAVVTAVTKVITGWFAARRDGVGARGRRRAGTALIARGEFSMVIAGLAVAAGVTEIGPLAATYVLLLAVGGSLLTRLSGQGRDRLAHPHRQA; encoded by the coding sequence GTGCATGTCAGCGCGGCGTTCCTGGTCGAGTTCGGCATCCTGTTGCTCATCCTGGGTGCGGTCAGCGCTGTTGCCGGGAAGCTGGGTCTGTCCGCGGTGCCGTTGTTCCTGATCGCCGGACTATTCGTCGGCCCCGGCGGCCTGCTGCCGGTTCCTGCCGCGGCCCCGTTCCTGGAGGCGGGGGCGGTGATCGGCGTGGTGCTGCTCCTGCTGTCCCTCGGTTTGGAGTTCTCCGCGGACGAGTTCACTCAGGCGCTGCGGCGCCACACGCCCAGTGGCGTGGTCGATCTGGTGCTGAACGCGGTTCCCGGGGTGGTCGCCGGTCTGCTGCTCGGACTTCCTGTCGCCGGCGTGGTCGCGCTCGGTGGGATCACCTGGGTGTCCTCATCCGGCATCGTCTCGCGCACCCTGTCAGACCTGGGTCGACTGGGCTACCGGGAAACGCCCGCGGTGCTCTCGGTTCTGGTCCTCGAGGATGTCGCGATGGCGGTCTATCTGCCCATGCTGGGCATCCTGCTGGCCGGCACCGCCTTCCTGGCCGGACTGGCGGGAGTCCTGGTGGCGGTGGTCGCCCTGATCGGCGTGCTCATGCTTTCCCGCTGGTCGGGACCCGTGATCGGGTGGCTGATCACGCACGACTCGGACGAACAGGTGCTGCTGCGGCTGCTCGCGTTGACCTTGCTGGTCGCCGGCGCGGCCGAGTACATGGGCATCTCTGCAGCGGTCGGCGCGTTCCTGGTTGGCCTGGCCGTGCCGGCGGAGGCTGCCGAGTCCGTCCGCCGGGTGATCGGCCCGCTCCGGGATCTGTTCGCCGCCGCATTCTTCCTCTCCTTCGGCTACGCGATCGACCCGCGGGACATGCCGCCGGCCCTGGTCGTGGCGGCCCTGCTCGCGGTGGTCACCGCGGTCACCAAGGTGATCACCGGTTGGTTCGCGGCCCGCCGCGACGGTGTCGGTGCCCGTGGTCGGCGGCGGGCCGGGACGGCGCTGATCGCGCGGGGTGAATTCTCGATGGTCATCGCCGGTCTGGCGGTGGCCGCCGGCGTGACCGAGATCGGGCCGCTGGCCGCGACCTACGTGTTGCTGCTCGCCGTCGGAGGTTCGCTGCTCACCCGTCTGTCCGGACAGGGCAGGGACAGACTCGCGCATCCGCACCGCCAGGCTTGA
- a CDS encoding cation:proton antiporter: MTTLLLVYSAVLLLSVLVSNLANRTILSTAVIFLVAGFLCGSGVSGLIPLEPGDSIVATLAELALFSVLFTDGMRVGWSDLRSAWRLPGRALLLGLPLTLVLTAAFAHWVAGLDWIESLLIGAVLAPTDPVFAAALVGNDKVPARLRHLLNVESGVNDGLALPFVLIFLTLASGSPDLHLGALAGELAIGLLIGVAVPWIAIRLEATRLFSASARYQPLNALAIGLLVLGLALVTGGNLYLAAFAAGITIATCGPRQRQAFEEFGELIAELLKLAALLVFGALISPAFLSEIPLGGWIFAVLALVVARPVALALSFLGSGLNAREQVAAAWFGPKGFAAVVYGLLVLDSQIPAAGSVFHLVAVTIVLSILAHSSTDVLVARWFDEPDETPRWHETGDTAPAPPREPDPERPDSPS; the protein is encoded by the coding sequence ATGACCACGCTCCTGCTGGTGTACTCCGCGGTCCTGCTGCTATCCGTCCTGGTGTCGAACCTGGCGAACCGCACCATCCTGTCGACCGCGGTCATCTTTCTGGTCGCGGGTTTCCTGTGCGGCAGCGGTGTCAGCGGTCTGATACCGCTGGAACCGGGCGACTCGATCGTGGCCACGCTGGCCGAACTGGCGTTGTTCTCGGTGCTGTTCACCGACGGCATGCGGGTCGGTTGGTCCGATCTCCGCTCTGCCTGGCGGCTTCCCGGGCGCGCCCTGCTGCTGGGGTTGCCGCTCACCCTGGTGCTCACCGCGGCCTTCGCGCACTGGGTGGCCGGCCTGGACTGGATCGAGTCGCTGCTCATCGGTGCGGTCCTGGCGCCCACCGATCCGGTCTTCGCGGCTGCGCTTGTCGGTAACGACAAGGTGCCCGCACGGCTGCGGCACCTGCTCAACGTCGAGTCCGGCGTCAACGACGGCCTCGCCCTGCCATTCGTGCTGATTTTCCTGACGTTGGCGTCGGGATCGCCGGACCTGCACCTGGGTGCGCTGGCCGGGGAACTCGCTATCGGGCTGCTGATCGGGGTCGCCGTGCCATGGATCGCGATTCGGCTGGAGGCAACCCGGTTGTTCTCCGCGTCCGCGCGTTATCAGCCGCTGAACGCGCTGGCCATCGGGCTACTGGTCCTCGGCCTGGCGTTGGTGACCGGCGGCAACCTCTATCTTGCCGCCTTCGCCGCCGGCATCACCATCGCGACCTGCGGACCGCGGCAACGGCAGGCATTCGAGGAGTTCGGCGAGCTCATCGCCGAACTGCTCAAGCTGGCGGCCCTGCTGGTCTTTGGTGCGTTGATCTCACCGGCGTTCTTGAGCGAGATTCCTCTGGGAGGATGGATTTTCGCCGTGCTGGCCCTGGTGGTAGCCCGACCGGTCGCGTTGGCCCTGTCCTTTCTCGGATCCGGACTCAACGCCCGCGAACAGGTCGCGGCCGCCTGGTTCGGCCCGAAGGGATTCGCCGCGGTCGTCTACGGTCTGCTCGTCCTGGACTCACAGATACCCGCCGCCGGTAGCGTGTTTCACCTGGTCGCGGTCACCATCGTGCTGTCCATCCTGGCGCATTCGTCCACCGATGTGCTCGTCGCCCGATGGTTCGACGAACCGGACGAAACACCCCGCTGGCACGAGACCGGCGACACGGCACCGGCACCGCCACGTGAACCCGACCCGGAAAGGCCCGATTCCCCATCCTGA
- a CDS encoding CPBP family intramembrane glutamic endopeptidase: MWVGLGYLVPGSSETYLLMGIPLTVAFQLFVRRRPLRELWVRRGGARSGLSRRDVAVTALLALAPAYWGVKAVGGGNPSVIGWYAAAIVGAAAAAYALRSASVRAVFRSAALATTLGVVGNLVVVGGFQVATGTSVDLMALVGSVLRWTAIYFPATFVIEEVAFRGALDSHLHHPGDARGWQSALLVSVLWGLWHLPVAHGMPFPLLLLSLVTWHCAIGIPLSLAWRRSGNLAGPAFAHSAIDAVRNGLLGL; this comes from the coding sequence GTGTGGGTCGGCCTCGGCTACCTGGTCCCCGGTAGCTCCGAGACCTACCTCTTGATGGGAATCCCGCTCACCGTCGCCTTCCAGCTGTTCGTGCGCCGCCGGCCCCTGCGCGAGCTGTGGGTTCGCCGCGGCGGTGCGCGTTCCGGGTTGAGCCGCCGCGACGTGGCCGTCACGGCACTGCTCGCGCTGGCCCCGGCCTACTGGGGCGTGAAGGCGGTCGGCGGCGGGAACCCATCGGTCATCGGCTGGTACGCGGCGGCGATCGTCGGCGCCGCCGCGGCGGCGTATGCCCTGCGCAGTGCCTCGGTGCGCGCCGTATTCCGGTCGGCGGCGCTGGCCACCACCCTCGGGGTCGTCGGCAACCTGGTCGTCGTCGGCGGGTTTCAGGTGGCCACCGGTACCTCGGTCGACCTCATGGCCTTGGTCGGGAGCGTGCTGAGGTGGACGGCGATTTACTTCCCGGCCACGTTCGTGATCGAGGAGGTCGCGTTCCGCGGAGCACTGGACTCCCACCTGCACCATCCCGGGGACGCCCGAGGCTGGCAGTCCGCCCTGCTCGTCTCCGTGCTGTGGGGGCTCTGGCACCTCCCCGTCGCCCACGGGATGCCGTTCCCGCTCCTCCTACTCTCCCTGGTCACCTGGCACTGCGCGATCGGCATCCCGCTGTCGCTGGCCTGGCGACGCAGCGGCAACCTCGCAGGTCCGGCCTTCGCACATTCGGCGATCGACGCGGTGCGCAACGGCCTGCTCGGGCTGTGA
- a CDS encoding cation:proton antiporter regulatory subunit encodes MDVTETLLPGVGIRYEFVTRSGAHIGLISRRDGRIDVGVYDRSDADVWIELVRLTPAEADTLAELLGAPRIAERFADLTREIPGLVAAQVEIEPGSTFAGRTLGETRARSRTGASVVAVVRSAGVVAAPTPSQPLTAGDVLVVLGTEDGIAALRRILTGVG; translated from the coding sequence GTGGATGTCACTGAGACTCTTCTTCCGGGTGTTGGCATCCGGTATGAGTTCGTTACCAGGTCCGGCGCCCATATCGGTCTGATCTCCCGTCGGGACGGACGCATCGATGTCGGCGTGTACGACCGGAGCGACGCGGATGTGTGGATCGAGCTGGTCCGCCTTACTCCGGCGGAGGCCGACACCTTGGCCGAGTTGCTCGGCGCGCCACGCATCGCTGAGAGATTCGCCGATCTGACCAGGGAGATCCCCGGACTTGTCGCGGCCCAGGTCGAGATTGAACCGGGATCGACCTTCGCCGGGCGGACTCTCGGGGAGACACGTGCACGCTCGCGGACGGGCGCCTCTGTGGTTGCGGTCGTCCGGTCTGCCGGAGTCGTCGCCGCTCCTACTCCGAGCCAGCCGCTGACCGCCGGCGACGTGCTGGTGGTGTTGGGCACGGAGGACGGCATCGCCGCGCTCCGGCGGATCCTGACCGGGGTGGGGTAG
- a CDS encoding DUF421 domain-containing protein, with translation MFYDTFDGLLRVLVVAPLTYVWLIAVLRFSGKRTLAQLNAFDFIITVALGSTLATVVLSDTVAWLEGAVALALLVALQFVVAVMSVRISWVRRMLTSEPTVLLRDGRPVRDALLRERISYESLLAAVRAAGVGGLELVSAVVLETDGKLSVISARQLGSGSAMHTP, from the coding sequence ATGTTCTACGACACTTTCGATGGGCTGCTTCGAGTGCTGGTGGTCGCCCCGCTCACCTATGTCTGGCTGATTGCCGTGCTACGATTTTCTGGAAAACGCACTCTCGCGCAATTAAATGCGTTCGACTTCATCATCACGGTTGCTCTCGGGTCCACCCTGGCCACGGTCGTATTGAGCGACACCGTCGCCTGGCTCGAGGGCGCTGTGGCTTTGGCGCTGTTGGTGGCACTGCAGTTCGTCGTCGCGGTGATGTCAGTGCGTATTTCCTGGGTCCGACGAATGCTGACCTCGGAGCCGACTGTCCTATTGCGGGATGGTCGTCCCGTCCGCGACGCGCTGCTTCGCGAACGAATCTCCTACGAAAGCCTGCTCGCGGCCGTACGAGCCGCCGGAGTCGGCGGCCTGGAGCTGGTCTCGGCCGTCGTCCTCGAGACGGATGGAAAGCTCAGTGTGATCAGTGCGCGGCAACTGGGCAGCGGTTCGGCGATGCACACCCCCTGA
- a CDS encoding response regulator yields MRASTRCPHAGDGSEAVQRAAMMDIDLAILDIAMPRMTGLQAAREISRRATGLRILMLSMYDNEQYFFEALKAGAAGYVLKSVADRDLVEACRAVRRGEPFVYAGALTALITEYLRRSRNGDRIPTSILTPREEEIVKLIAEGHSSREIADTLVISAKTVDRHRANIMQKLGMHDRLDLTRFAIRVGLVEP; encoded by the coding sequence TTGCGAGCGTCAACGCGTTGCCCGCACGCCGGCGACGGCAGCGAGGCCGTCCAGCGCGCCGCCATGATGGACATCGATCTGGCCATCCTGGACATTGCGATGCCGCGGATGACCGGTTTGCAGGCCGCCCGCGAGATATCCCGGCGAGCAACCGGTCTGCGCATTCTGATGCTGTCGATGTACGACAACGAGCAATACTTCTTCGAGGCACTGAAGGCGGGCGCGGCCGGATACGTGCTGAAGTCCGTCGCCGACCGTGACCTGGTCGAGGCCTGCCGGGCGGTGCGGCGGGGCGAGCCGTTCGTCTACGCGGGCGCGCTGACCGCCCTGATCACCGAGTATCTGCGCCGCAGCCGCAACGGTGACCGGATCCCGACCAGCATCCTGACTCCCCGCGAAGAGGAAATCGTCAAGCTGATCGCCGAGGGACACTCGTCCCGGGAGATCGCGGACACCCTGGTGATCAGCGCGAAGACCGTTGACCGGCACCGGGCCAACATCATGCAGAAGCTCGGCATGCACGACCGCCTGGACCTGACCAGGTTCGCCATCCGCGTCGGCCTGGTCGAACCCTGA
- a CDS encoding DUF6444 domain-containing protein, whose translation MADLERRLGADSSNSSRPPSSDAPWDKEPAKPRSAQQRSSRKPGKQPGDPGVPHSLSDTPDQVVPIEPQTSRGCCGPLDGSTSTVAERRQVVRAAGDGAGDHRTPTAGQDLRLRNGHHRGLGRRRRPERRGPQSHVHDCVNPERPNISRPDRPRVEFSTWCRTDGCRVV comes from the coding sequence GTGGCCGACCTGGAACGGCGGTTGGGTGCGGACTCGTCGAACTCGTCCCGACCGCCGTCCTCGGACGCCCCGTGGGACAAGGAACCCGCCAAGCCGCGGTCGGCGCAGCAGCGGTCAAGTCGCAAGCCCGGCAAGCAGCCCGGCGATCCCGGGGTGCCCCATTCCCTGTCCGACACACCCGACCAGGTCGTGCCGATCGAACCGCAAACCTCCCGGGGCTGCTGCGGCCCGCTGGACGGTTCGACATCGACGGTCGCCGAACGGCGGCAGGTCGTCCGTGCCGCCGGTGACGGCGCCGGTGATCACCGAACACCAACTGCTGGCCAAGACCTGCGGCTGCGGAACGGTCACCACCGCGGACTGGGCCGACGCCGACGACCCGAACGCCGCGGGCCTCAATCGCACGTGCATGACTGCGTCAACCCTGAGCGGCCAAACATCAGCCGGCCAGATCGGCCGCGCGTCGAGTTCTCGACATGGTGCCGGACGGATGGCTGTCGGGTGGTGTGA
- a CDS encoding DUF3040 domain-containing protein encodes MPLSDEHRHALDEIERALKKDDPRFAATVNIDQIQRHRRRWTIIAAALFLLGVVLLITGLVTSDSYLLVGAIISSIGFLTMPAAIAVFLDHRFNL; translated from the coding sequence ATGCCGCTGTCGGACGAACACCGCCACGCGCTCGATGAGATCGAACGTGCCCTGAAGAAGGACGACCCCCGGTTCGCGGCCACCGTCAACATCGATCAGATTCAGCGGCACCGCCGCCGCTGGACCATCATCGCCGCCGCCCTGTTCCTGCTCGGCGTGGTACTGCTGATCACCGGACTGGTCACCAGCGATTCCTATCTGCTCGTCGGAGCAATCATCAGCAGCATCGGGTTCCTCACCATGCCCGCCGCCATCGCGGTGTTCCTCGACCACCGCTTCAATCTCTGA
- a CDS encoding helix-turn-helix domain-containing protein, which translates to MALHSVDGPADAASGSGIDVDAEAGFFEMSPAGAEQVTMQIRSMMERAWEYIAIAYQGRAHIALGYETWDQYVDDRLGDLRLTVPREERGAVVQSLSRAQMSLRAIAKVLGVDPATVHRALGADDSAGADDAEELAPVRGRDGKTYPRRRRQRVASACSICGELHDESLDECPWDLFAQGLGPRPVWRGAGLEGPSHDRKGADVMVEEPPEEIEGLAADGHPAVGAMDAFPVVTIVDSVTRAVCLVEELDTLPQLVDEIEVAGATAGAGLVDVIRELTRHLRAQAATMVALVGRLERLTPPL; encoded by the coding sequence ATGGCGTTGCACTCTGTTGACGGGCCGGCCGACGCCGCCTCTGGGTCGGGTATCGACGTCGACGCGGAGGCCGGGTTCTTCGAGATGTCGCCGGCCGGCGCCGAGCAGGTCACTATGCAGATTCGGTCGATGATGGAACGGGCCTGGGAGTACATCGCCATCGCCTACCAGGGCCGCGCGCACATCGCTCTGGGCTACGAGACCTGGGATCAGTACGTCGACGACCGCCTGGGCGATCTGCGGCTGACCGTGCCCCGCGAAGAGCGAGGTGCTGTGGTCCAGTCGCTGTCCCGGGCGCAGATGTCGTTGCGGGCGATCGCGAAGGTCCTGGGCGTCGATCCCGCAACGGTGCACCGGGCGCTTGGCGCGGACGATTCCGCGGGAGCAGATGATGCCGAGGAGCTGGCGCCGGTTCGTGGGAGGGACGGCAAGACCTACCCGCGTCGCCGACGGCAGCGGGTCGCGAGCGCATGTTCGATCTGCGGTGAGCTGCATGACGAGTCGCTGGATGAGTGCCCGTGGGACTTGTTCGCCCAAGGCCTCGGCCCGCGGCCCGTTTGGCGGGGTGCCGGTCTTGAAGGTCCGAGCCACGACCGGAAGGGCGCGGATGTGATGGTCGAGGAGCCGCCAGAGGAGATTGAAGGCTTGGCCGCCGACGGGCATCCGGCAGTGGGTGCAATGGACGCGTTTCCTGTGGTGACGATCGTCGACTCGGTGACCCGGGCGGTGTGCCTCGTGGAGGAGCTTGACACGCTGCCCCAACTGGTCGATGAGATTGAGGTGGCTGGTGCGACAGCGGGGGCCGGGCTCGTCGACGTCATCCGCGAGCTGACCCGGCATCTGCGGGCTCAGGCTGCCACGATGGTGGCGCTCGTCGGTCGTCTCGAACGGCTCACGCCACCCCTGTGA